The genomic interval TTGTAGAAGAAAGAATTATTCTCTTTAAAAGTTCTACTGGTTTCTGGGTAGGATGTTTCCCAAACTTTTTTTCTTCTGCTAACGGCGCTGAAATTTCCCAGACATTTCTCATTTGCTTCCCTTGATTTATCTTTTTCATCAATTGATAATCAAAATGATGTTTAGCCTTTTCATTTTTCGCAGCCCAGAGAACAATCTCCGTCGAATGGGTAAAATACCTACAAGAAAGATTCGGAGGCGCGTTGCGTTTGTACCAAATAATATCATTAAGAATTTTATATCCAAGCTCCTGCATAGCGAAGCCTATGGAGTAAATAATATGAGTTGTGCCGGAAACCCAAATCGTACCGTTAGGTTTCAAGACTCTCTGGCAAGCTCTAAGCCAGTCAAGGGTAAACTCATGATTCTCTTTTACTCCCTTAGATTTATCCCACTTTCCCTTGTTTACAGAAACCATCTTTCCAGCATGGCAGGTAATTCCTCCGTTAGAAAGAAAGTAAGGAGGATCTGCAAAAATCATGTCAACACTGTTTTCCCTTGCCTTATTCAAAATCTCGATGCAATCGCCTTTAAGAAGTTTTAATGAATATTCAGGGTTGTCATAATAAACAGTGAAAGGTCTTTTGCCGTTATTCCCGTATGTGGCTGTTTCTTCTGATATATAAAATTCAACGGGATGTTCAAGGCTATGCCCGATTGACTTATTAAGCAGTACGGTAGTTCTTGCTTTTTTTTTATTGTCTGTTGGTTTTATCATGGTTGTTTTTCATTAAAGGCATTCTAAGGTGAACTAAGATGAAATCAATTGATAATTATTCCTCAAGCATGTCTGCAATAAACTGAATTGCATCAGGGTTTGCCTTGTATTTCCGCAGTAAAACGACAATCTCATTAATTGTCATATACCCGTTTTCAGAAATAACATCATTCTCCGGAATAAACGTTTTGTTTACTGTTAGCATGGTGTTCTCCTTTTGTCTTTCTGTTTGTTTTTCAAATTCCATCTATCCTTTAGATTCCATACTTTTTGCACTAAATGAGTCAACTCAACCAATTAAATAATAACCCTATCTAATACGTATTTGCTTTTCTTCTGATGTTAAAGTAGCAGGATGAGACTATGCTGTCAATAGGAATTTTGCCTGTTGTCAAACTTTGTCAAACCTTGTTGTTGAAAGCAAATAACCTGCGGTTTATCTTTATTTCATTAATTGCTACCTTCTCCCTTACCTCATAAAAGGGATATTTGCTGAACATCTCTTTTCGGTGTTCAAGGGTGGGGATATATTTTGCAGCAACATCTCCTATCATTTCCTACTATCTCCGTTATAGTTTAAGGTTACAAAGATTACAAGTAAAAGACGCCAAATTCTAACATTTAGAAAGAAGCATGTAAACATGCTTCAGTTGCCCCCTTGCATGTTTTTTTCCAGCCTTTTTATCCTCTTCCTGTCTTCAAGTATAATCGCTACAAGCATGGCCTCATAAGGGGTGACCCATAGAGGCGTACGCCTGTGCCTGAACGTGCCTGCGTATGTCAATCCAGCATCTCATCAAGGATGGTCTGGCCTTCCTTTCTGAGTGCCCGGCGGAACTTCTGCCAGCGAAGCCGCTCTTCGTCAAGCAGCATTGTTGGCAGCAATTCTCGGTGAATCATATCTCCCTTGCTAATACGGGACAAGAATGTCCCGCCTATCGCGATAGGCGGGGTTTTCTAACCCCGCTGTAAGAGCATTTGCCCGATATTTCACCGAGAATTGCTGCATTGTTGGTGTGGGAAGGGTTCTACCCATTTAGTACCTCATTTCAAATTTATCCACTTCAAATCCCCCCATCCCCCCTTTTCTAAAGAGGGGTATATGAGTTTCTCTTGCTTCTTACTTCTGACTTCTGCTTACTGCTAACACCTTACTGCTCACTATTTTATCGCCCTGTACAACCCAACAACCTTGCCCAGAATCTCAGGCTGAGGTATATGCCCTTTAAGGGGAATATCTTTATATGCAGGGTTCGCAGGTTCAAGGAAGACATCTTTCCCTTTCTTTCTAAATGTCTTTACTGTTGCCTCGTCACCAATAAGGGCTACAACTATATCTCCTGAATCAGCAGTCTCCTGTTGTTTTACGATAATATAGTCACCATCGAACATGCCTGCACCTGTCATGCTGTCTCCACGCACCCTGAGTGCAAAATGCACTGAACTGCCCACAAACTTAGCATCAAGAGGAAGCGTGCCTTCTATATTCTCAACAGCCAGAACCGGCATCCCGGCTGCAACACGCCCGACCACAGGTATCCCCTCTCCCCTGAAATAGCGGCCATGCAATACCTCAACAGCCCTTCGTTTTCCTGGAGAACATCTCAGATACCCCTTTTTCTCAAGCGCCCTCAGATGGTCTTTAACACCCTTTACTGTAATACCACCCATAGCCTTCGTCATCTCATAAAGCGTCGGGGGATACCCCAATCCGGCCATTGTGGTCTCTATATATGACAACAACTGCTGCTGCCTTAATGTAAGTGCCGTAAGTTTTTAATCCGTCATAAACAAACTATACTATATATAAGTATAGTATGTCAACCCCTGTTTTATATTTTATGTACCTGCTTGCAAAAATATTGAAGTCGGGTTAATCTCTCAACTTCAGTGATGACAAATAATATAAAACTTCTTATTGAGTACGATGGGACGAACTATCACGGCTGGCAGAGGCAGGCAAATCTCCTGACAGTACAGGAGGTGCTTGAAGAGGTACTTGGTCGCATTACAAAACAGACCATTAAGGTAACCGGGGCCTCCCGTACTGATGCGGGCGTACATGCATTAGGACAGTCCGTAAGTTTTAAGAGCAATCTTCAAATAGATGAAACCTCATGGGTAAAGGCCATCAACTCATTGCTCCCCCATGACATAAGGATAAAAAAAGCAGAGTATGTGCCTATGGAATTTAATGCAAGATTCAGTGCAAAGGGAAAGACATACCAGTATGCAATATTGAATGTTGAGCAGATGTCTCCTTTCCTGAGGAACTACGCATGGCACATAAAAAGGCCTCTTGATATATATGCAATGAAGGAGGCTGCAGGGTATCTCTTGGGTACCCATGATTTTTCTTCTTTCAGGTCATCACAGTGCAGTGCCAAATCTCCGGTCAGGACATTGGAGAATATTGAGGTTGCTATGTTAATCCCCCCTCCCTTGACTGGAGGGGAAAAGGGGGAGGGTGAGCTACGAGTATTTCCAGATAATCCCCTTATCCTTCTCACCTTTGAGGCACGTTCATTCCTTCAACACATGGTCAGGAATATTGTGGGGACACTTGTGGAGGTTGGAAGAGGGAGGTTTAAACCTGCAGATGTTAAAAATATTTTAGAGAAAAAAGACCGTCGTCACGCAGGACAGATTGCCCCTTCGCAGGGATTGTTTCTGGTAAAAATAAAGTACGGGTAAGTACCCTCCTTCCGTTAGCCGGGAAAATAATTATTTTTTCTGTGATACAATCTTTGACAGCCTGCCCTTTTCCCTGAGCTGTTCTATCATTACCTCACGCATCAGCTTACATGCCTGAACCACCTTCAGGTTTGAAATCCTGTAATAGATATTCACCCCATCCCTGCGGAAGTTGAGTATACCCTTTGCCTTCATAATAGAAAGGTGCTGGGACAGGTTTGCCGGCCTGATATCCATCTTCTCAGCAATCTCACCCACTGAAAGCTCTTTATCACCAAGAATACTTATAATCTCAAGCCTCTTTGCATTTGCCATAATCTGACAGATACCCGCATGCAGTTCAAAAATATCTTTGTCCATATTTAACACCCTCTGAATAAGTTTCGAAACTATGAAACTACTATACTAATTAAAGATAATGGTGTCAATCATTAGGCTGTTAACAGTACCTTTTGAAGTTTATACTGAAATCAGCGGCGGCGTTTTATTGTTATTATTATATTATATTGGTGTGTTCATGATTTTTTGTGAGAGTGTTGATTCCCAGCACTGAAGTGTCTTTATTGCGTTGAATTCAGTAAGGTCAAGGCGGAGGGGGGTTATTGATACCATGTTTTCTTCGATTGCTGAGAAATCGCTGTCTTCTGTCTTCTCCCATGAGAGTCTGCTCCCGCCGATCCAGTAATATTTCCGGCCCCTCGGATCTACTTTCTCAACTATCGCATTTTTGTCGTATATACGCTTACCCTGACGTGTTATCTTCATCCCTCTTATCTCACTCATATCCAGATTGGGGACATTTACATTAAGTAAGACACCGGCAGGCAATGATTGCTCTTTGACTAATGCGGCAATAATACATGCAATCCGGGCAGATGTCTCAAACTTATAATCTCCCTCTGCAA from Nitrospirota bacterium carries:
- a CDS encoding helix-turn-helix transcriptional regulator, which codes for MDKDIFELHAGICQIMANAKRLEIISILGDKELSVGEIAEKMDIRPANLSQHLSIMKAKGILNFRRDGVNIYYRISNLKVVQACKLMREVMIEQLREKGRLSKIVSQKK
- the lexA gene encoding transcriptional repressor LexA: MLSYIETTMAGLGYPPTLYEMTKAMGGITVKGVKDHLRALEKKGYLRCSPGKRRAVEVLHGRYFRGEGIPVVGRVAAGMPVLAVENIEGTLPLDAKFVGSSVHFALRVRGDSMTGAGMFDGDYIIVKQQETADSGDIVVALIGDEATVKTFRKKGKDVFLEPANPAYKDIPLKGHIPQPEILGKVVGLYRAIK
- a CDS encoding site-specific DNA-methyltransferase; amino-acid sequence: MIKPTDNKKKARTTVLLNKSIGHSLEHPVEFYISEETATYGNNGKRPFTVYYDNPEYSLKLLKGDCIEILNKARENSVDMIFADPPYFLSNGGITCHAGKMVSVNKGKWDKSKGVKENHEFTLDWLRACQRVLKPNGTIWVSGTTHIIYSIGFAMQELGYKILNDIIWYKRNAPPNLSCRYFTHSTEIVLWAAKNEKAKHHFDYQLMKKINQGKQMRNVWEISAPLAEEKKFGKHPTQKPVELLKRIILSSTKENDLVLDPFCGSSTTGIAAISLNRKYVGIDLEGDYLQLSKKRIEDAVSASSIKDVPLEYLCGV
- the truA gene encoding tRNA pseudouridine(38-40) synthase TruA, with the protein product MTNNIKLLIEYDGTNYHGWQRQANLLTVQEVLEEVLGRITKQTIKVTGASRTDAGVHALGQSVSFKSNLQIDETSWVKAINSLLPHDIRIKKAEYVPMEFNARFSAKGKTYQYAILNVEQMSPFLRNYAWHIKRPLDIYAMKEAAGYLLGTHDFSSFRSSQCSAKSPVRTLENIEVAMLIPPPLTGGEKGEGELRVFPDNPLILLTFEARSFLQHMVRNIVGTLVEVGRGRFKPADVKNILEKKDRRHAGQIAPSQGLFLVKIKYG
- the surE gene encoding 5'/3'-nucleotidase SurE, with the protein product MLILVSNDDGIHSKGLHILADALRVIGEVYIVAPDRERTAASHALTLHKPLRMDEVADKTYSVSGTPTDCVNLAINGILPAKPDIVVSGINKGANLGDDVTYSGTVSAAFEGTLLGVPSFAVSQVAEGDYKFETSARIACIIAALVKEQSLPAGVLLNVNVPNLDMSEIRGMKITRQGKRIYDKNAIVEKVDPRGRKYYWIGGSRLSWEKTEDSDFSAIEENMVSITPLRLDLTEFNAIKTLQCWESTLSQKIMNTPI